Sequence from the Terriglobales bacterium genome:
GTATGTCGATGACTGCGTAGAGGGCCTAATCAGGCTGATGGCGTCAAAGCACAGCGCCCCTCTGAATCTCGGTACCGACCGCCTCGTCACCATCAATGAACTCGTCGATATCGTCTGCGACATTGCCGGCAAGCGACTGCACAAGCGACACATCCTTGGCGCTCCGCAGGGTGTACGTGGTCGTAACAGCGACAATACTCGTCTTCGCGAAGTGCTGGGCTGGGAGCCCTCCGTATCGCTGGAGGATGGGCTGAAAACAACATACAAGTGGATACAGCAGGAGCTTAGGAAGACTGTGCATGGCGAAGCCGCTGCCGCAGAACTCGCTGCTTGATCGCCCGCGGGTACGAGTATTGGGTGTTCCGGTCGATGCCATTGACCTGACCGGCGCTGTGCAGATCGTCGAGCGCGCCATTGATACTGGCCGTCGTGGTTATGTCTGTGTCACCGGCGTGCACGGCATCAGCGAAGCTCAACGAGATGTCCGCTTTCGTGCGGTCCTCGAGCGGGCCATGCTGGTCACGCCAGACGGCATGCCTACTGTCTGGCTTGGGCGGCTCGAGGGTTACGCTCATATGCAACGGGTCTTCGGGCCCGATCTGATGACCGCGATGCTGTCCCGTTCGGAGGAGTGTGGACATACGCACTTCCTTTACGGTGGGAAGCTCGGCATCGCTGACCAACTGCGGTCTAGTTTGTTGCGTAAGTATCCGGGTGCAAAAATCGTGGGTACCTTCACGCCTCCGTTTCGTCCGCTTAGCGACAGTGAGAAACTTGGCTTGCGCGAGAAGCTCGACGTACTGCGACCCGATGTCGTTTGGGTGGGGCTCAGCACGCCTCGGCAGGAAGTCTTCATGGCCGAACACTTAGAGGAGCTTGGTGCCAAAGTGATGATAGGCGTCGGCGCAGCGTTCGATTTCCTGAGCGGAAATCTTAGAGACGCTCCGCAGTGGATGAAAACGGCTGGTCTGCAATGGGCTCACCGCCTTGCGCAGGATCCGCGACGCCTTTGGAAACGCTATCTGATCAACAATAGCTTGTTCCTTTCCTATCTTGCACTTGAAAAGCTGGGATTACGCAGAACCACTTCAGTCCTTGGCGAGTCTCTCGAAGCCACGGAATAAGCCCTGCTACTTGCGTTTGAGCATGAGTTCGCCGAGCGCATACCGCTCAAGAACGATCGGATGATCAAGCGCCTCATTCGCTGATGTCTCGTACCACGGGCCTCTCGGCTG
This genomic interval carries:
- a CDS encoding WecB/TagA/CpsF family glycosyltransferase, coding for MAKPLPQNSLLDRPRVRVLGVPVDAIDLTGAVQIVERAIDTGRRGYVCVTGVHGISEAQRDVRFRAVLERAMLVTPDGMPTVWLGRLEGYAHMQRVFGPDLMTAMLSRSEECGHTHFLYGGKLGIADQLRSSLLRKYPGAKIVGTFTPPFRPLSDSEKLGLREKLDVLRPDVVWVGLSTPRQEVFMAEHLEELGAKVMIGVGAAFDFLSGNLRDAPQWMKTAGLQWAHRLAQDPRRLWKRYLINNSLFLSYLALEKLGLRRTTSVLGESLEATE